A DNA window from Calliphora vicina chromosome 1, idCalVici1.1, whole genome shotgun sequence contains the following coding sequences:
- the jus gene encoding uncharacterized protein jus isoform X12 → MKLNGALKPRQGASRQGSSPGVVQRKYRVKRYYKVNENVVKGLPLSECGVNNKNLIETINNSNNICINNQQQQQLQQQTAPLIRTQQQQKQKCGEQFSSSSSSNSLSSSNLSTSIKYKKQNKSTTPNTTQNRVSSVAKTRPCCIDLKSRADKDKISQTTTAAAEAVAAIAKNNEKKTNTEIDLKQIAVNNITTRQTKKTKVNKENKSHTNNNSKDEKKTKQVEVVKTTSNTSKYLVTVNKSHNKHNNSSSISNINISSGGGHIYFKEVNKFLLLIPKFYENLNLTVLISRLFIQLKLLLFLMFSHAIKHLTGNPFVHWSGGGCSGTNCVRGDTAIDCRSFGLVGYKLAKIMRASQSLESSFERICFKNVNKPRLPPSIALCMMVYAAAAILLPQPVVGDEGEPFFPINGLETTTPEFDYASRGQKKFGDKCDNTLECGFPGSICDPKKKSCQCTEDLPVTNHIDKCGKEAAVNESCFFNEQCEVKYFQTECRDQRCVCRFDMTPAWLKDGSVECKGRGDKRGPETYIDPAMIGVLIGMALMFIIICVVLRLFSQARWRENRTIFNTPNPRLMNVSLLRESKLLHGQERRGSRMSVRAPSRQPSMASLRPHSPNPSLGIVVNNSHHERKGSTYQPHQHHPSQQKQQQLQPLQQQEQQPLTQTNIISNPVAETVTVEIIEPEK, encoded by the exons atgaaattaaatggGGCTTTAAAGCCCCGCCAAGGAGCCTCCAGACAAGGAAGCTCCCCTGGTGTTGTCCAAAGAAAGTATCGCGTCAAGCGATATTATAAGGTGAATGAAAATGTAGTTAAAGGTCTGCCACTCAGTGAATGTGGtgtgaataataaaaatttaattgaaaccataaataatagtaataatatttgtataaataatcagcagcagcagcagctccAGCAGCAAACAGCACCATTAATACGCACacaacagcagcaaaaacaGAAATGTGGTGAACAATttagtagcagcagcagcagcaatagcTTAAGTAGTAGTAATTTGTCTACTTCTATAAAATacaagaaacaaaataaatcaacaaCACCAAATACTACGCAGAATAGAGTTTCTTCAGTTGCAAAAACAAGGCCCTGTTGTATCGATTTGAAAAGTCGTGCGgacaaagacaaaatttcacaaacaacaacagcagcagcagagGCTGTGGCAGCAATagcaaaaaataacgaaaagaaaacaaacactgAAATTGATTTGAAGCAAATAGCAGTCAACAACATCACAACACGTCAAACTAAGAAAACGAAAGTAAACAAAGAGAATAAGAGTCACACGaataataacagtaaggacgaaaagaaaacaaaacaagttgaagtcgttaaaacgacatcaaatacttcaaaatatctCGTAACGGTTAATAAGAGCCACAATaaacacaacaacagcagcagcatcagcaaTATCAATATCAGCAGTGGTGGTGGCCACATTTATTTTAAGGAGGTCAACAAGTTCTTATTATTAATTccgaaattttatgaaaatctcaATTTGACAGTCTTAATTTCGCGGTTATTTATCCAGTTAAAATTGTTGCTTTTCTTAATGTTCTCGCACGCTATAAAACATTTGACCGGAAATCCATTCGTTCATTGGAGTGGTGGCGGATGTAGTGGTACTAATTGTGTTCGTGGGGACACTGCTATAGATTGTCGTAGCTTCGGTCTGGTTGGTTATAAATTAGCGAAAATCATGCGTGCCTCACAATCGTTAGAGAGTTCGTTTGAAcgcatttgttttaaaaatgtgaacAAACCACGTTTACCCCCCTCAATTGCCTTATGTATGATGGTATACGCGGCAGCTGCCATTTTGCTGCCTCAGCCAGTAGTCGGCGATGAAGGTGAACCTTTCTTTCCAATCAATGGCTTAGAAACCACAACTCCCGAATTTG ATTATGCCAGTCGTGGTCAGAAAAAGTTCGGGGATAAATGCGATAATACTTTAGAATGTGGTTTCCCTGGCTCCATCTGTGATCCGAAGAAAAAATCATGTCAGTGTACAGAAGATTTGCCGGTAACTAATCACATTGATAAATGTGGCAAAG AGGCCGCGGTAAATGAATCCTGTTTCTTTAATGAACAATGTGAAGTGAAGTACTTTCAGACAGAATGTCGAGATCAACGGTGTGTGTGTCGTTTTGACATGACACCCGCTTGGTTGAAAGATGGCTCTGTTGAGTGCAAag GGCGTGGCGATAAAAGAGGACCCGAAACGTATATAGATCCGGCAATGATTGGCGTCCTGATTGGTATGGCATTAATGTTTATCATTATATGTGTGGTATTAAGATTGTTTAGTCA GGCACGTTGGCGCGAAAACCGAACAATTTTTAATACACCAAATCCGCGTTTAATGAATGTCTCGCTGTTGCGCGAAAGTAAACTGTTACATGGACAAGAAAGACGTGGATCCCGAATGTCAGTAAGAGCTCCATCCCGTCAACCAAGTATGGCGTCTTTGCGTCCGCATTCGCCTAATCCGTCGTTAG